In the genome of Xanthocytophaga agilis, one region contains:
- a CDS encoding sigma-70 family RNA polymerase sigma factor: protein MNDTTKSFWGIAYKRNIAKMIGVCLRYTQNRQIAEDLAHDAFMVAMDKFSTYTNKGPFEAWLRRIVVNVALQYLRERKKYNPLEIRIDTTLLPDATPLLEIYEDNLLQDYSNVAEADLLNIIGHLPEHHRLVFNLYVMDNYTHAQIGAQLGISEGTSKSHLARARKKIKELLVTKTGEKTRRKHAFWFFLLSYKLWGVDFFCKQQLGSLAISPQKTSSFQTENFRNVYNPQHISSPTIPKLYWNISTGSIITVSIVAISVLLSYSDSQPKTPVKVENPVAIASGNIPDSVSSNYMVNHFSNTKTATISENAIIHTENSKPIEKMRPLHTLGLLLIPAISLDSTALQHTISDSLKNQKIPSVSVVEPPTIIQQEKPATKTGKERLSGTFYASKLSWSPADRGLILKGSNVRVNMNTQKFKGDGTFSFINHIDYLVVDGTPMKLDQTIELSDKKYQLNELSEQEIAKKYGDKKMSVVVEISLAE, encoded by the coding sequence ATGAATGATACAACAAAAAGTTTTTGGGGTATTGCCTATAAGCGGAATATCGCCAAAATGATTGGTGTTTGCCTACGATATACACAAAACAGGCAGATTGCTGAAGATTTAGCCCATGATGCCTTTATGGTTGCGATGGATAAGTTTTCAACATACACAAACAAAGGACCTTTTGAGGCATGGTTGAGGCGTATAGTTGTCAATGTAGCACTGCAATATCTACGTGAACGGAAGAAATATAATCCGCTGGAAATACGAATCGACACTACCCTTCTGCCAGATGCTACACCATTATTGGAAATATACGAAGACAATCTCTTACAAGACTATAGCAATGTCGCCGAGGCCGATCTGTTAAACATCATTGGTCATTTGCCAGAACATCACAGACTGGTGTTTAATCTATACGTCATGGATAACTATACCCATGCACAGATTGGAGCACAGTTAGGCATCAGTGAGGGCACATCCAAGTCGCATCTGGCAAGAGCCAGAAAAAAAATTAAGGAACTGTTAGTTACAAAAACTGGGGAAAAAACCAGGAGAAAACATGCATTCTGGTTCTTTTTACTTTCCTATAAATTATGGGGTGTAGATTTCTTTTGTAAACAGCAGCTAGGTAGTTTAGCTATATCTCCTCAAAAAACGTCCTCATTTCAAACAGAAAATTTCAGAAACGTTTATAATCCACAACATATATCCTCTCCCACTATACCTAAGCTGTATTGGAATATAAGCACAGGTTCCATCATTACGGTAAGCATAGTCGCTATCTCTGTACTGCTTTCTTATTCAGATAGTCAGCCTAAAACTCCTGTAAAAGTTGAGAACCCTGTTGCAATAGCTAGTGGAAATATCCCTGATTCTGTTTCCAGTAACTATATGGTCAATCATTTTTCTAATACAAAAACTGCCACCATTTCAGAAAATGCCATCATACATACTGAAAACAGTAAACCTATAGAAAAAATGAGACCATTACACACATTAGGACTATTACTCATCCCGGCTATTAGTTTGGATTCCACAGCCTTGCAGCATACAATCTCTGATTCATTGAAAAATCAGAAGATACCTTCTGTTAGTGTTGTAGAGCCTCCAACAATTATCCAGCAAGAAAAACCTGCTACCAAAACCGGAAAGGAAAGATTATCGGGAACTTTCTATGCTTCAAAACTATCCTGGTCGCCAGCCGACAGAGGTCTTATCTTAAAGGGTAGTAATGTAAGGGTAAATATGAACACGCAAAAATTTAAGGGAGATGGCACCTTTTCGTTTATTAATCACATCGACTATCTGGTGGTAGATGGAACACCCATGAAGCTTGATCAAACGATTGAACTATCAGATAAAAAATATCAGTTAAATGAATTATCTGAACAGGAAATAGCAAAAAAATATGGAGATAAAAAAATGTCTGTGGTTGTAGAGATTTCACTTGCTGAATAA
- a CDS encoding alpha/beta hydrolase, producing the protein MNFQSTILITPGLGNSGEQHWQTLWEKQFSDFKRIEQKDWDTPVCSDWTKVIDEVVMQYDPANVILVGHSLACTTIASWAKQYNRKIKGALLVAPSDTEAPTYPAGTTGFTPMTLFRLPFPSIVVTSTNDYYVTLDRATQFADAWGSELVVIGEAGHINVAAGFGEWPAGLEILRRLDNGL; encoded by the coding sequence ATGAACTTTCAATCTACCATTCTAATCACTCCTGGTTTGGGGAATTCAGGAGAACAACACTGGCAAACTCTCTGGGAAAAGCAATTCTCTGACTTTAAACGTATTGAGCAAAAAGACTGGGATACACCCGTTTGCAGTGATTGGACAAAAGTGATAGATGAAGTTGTAATGCAATATGATCCGGCAAATGTTATTCTGGTTGGACATAGCCTGGCCTGTACAACCATTGCATCCTGGGCAAAACAGTACAACCGTAAAATAAAAGGTGCCTTACTGGTTGCTCCCAGTGATACGGAAGCACCTACTTATCCTGCTGGAACTACAGGATTTACACCTATGACCTTATTTCGATTGCCGTTTCCAAGCATCGTTGTCACTAGTACCAATGACTACTATGTTACGCTGGATCGAGCTACTCAATTTGCAGATGCCTGGGGAAGTGAACTGGTGGTAATTGGAGAAGCTGGACATATAAATGTAGCAGCAGGCTTTGGCGAATGGCCAGCCGGATTAGAGATTCTGAGAAGACTCGACAATGGTCTTTAA
- a CDS encoding WG repeat-containing protein, whose protein sequence is MLRLFILLIAGALALGLLVSPTPLIIKPIKAGASLFPVKIDELWGFIDLQGELVIPAQFKQAGPFSEGLAPVRSQGRYGYIDVQGKYVIPPIYDYAVPFANGRAVVYKNEKKYLIDAAGRIYFEHSYKDWNFASEQYPNLFIVTTFTQKQGVIDITGKLVIDTIYYQIRKFSDGIAVVIGLEQTQSAQQKTRERYPFGVINTSGKIIVPYDKYRYIPQFYNGYSIVRLYNDSPKTKAGFEGIIDTTGKLRFVVPPTHTLSASPSFSENLTSIFIETEKTGHYAAGGIVNADGKILFMDPKFELILPFCNNRSFARINEQWFMIDSTGKKITQTPFRRILTDGFTENFALVETGQGITAIDTNGTILLTPKVVKYDQAYYKDSVLYLEKWHPDFRIGYWDLKTNTVVPASFKWVDYTKGFAQGLLRTGTEGRENYVNQTGKVVWQEKENRSNKSSSQHFNIDYMKSGYFYITKNPQPDERSEYEEIASSYTHPGDYFFTTNTFTMKVMPEAKAAFAKKYEGITLYIANTQSDPVFFELQDGRLSINLQALDEKGQWRDIEYLPKSRCGYSYHTIPLKGHNYWEFAIPQYEGEFKTLLRARLEYKHTEGQKNLEVMYSNTFEASINPAQFWRKQGHIPIGLVGLNEE, encoded by the coding sequence ATGCTCAGACTATTCATCTTATTAATAGCGGGTGCCTTAGCTTTAGGATTATTGGTCTCTCCCACACCTTTGATTATAAAACCTATTAAGGCAGGAGCCTCCTTGTTTCCAGTGAAAATAGATGAACTCTGGGGATTTATAGATTTACAGGGTGAACTAGTCATTCCAGCGCAGTTCAAACAGGCTGGCCCATTTAGTGAGGGACTGGCTCCTGTCCGATCTCAGGGACGATACGGCTATATAGATGTTCAGGGGAAATATGTTATTCCACCTATATACGACTATGCAGTCCCATTTGCTAATGGTCGAGCAGTTGTCTATAAGAATGAAAAAAAATATCTCATTGATGCTGCTGGCAGGATTTATTTTGAGCATTCCTATAAAGACTGGAACTTTGCTTCAGAGCAGTACCCTAATCTTTTTATTGTCACTACCTTTACCCAAAAGCAAGGTGTAATCGACATCACAGGCAAGCTGGTGATTGATACTATCTATTACCAGATACGGAAGTTTTCAGATGGTATAGCAGTTGTGATAGGGCTGGAACAGACGCAGAGTGCTCAACAAAAAACAAGGGAAAGATATCCGTTTGGCGTCATCAATACCAGTGGCAAAATAATTGTTCCCTATGACAAATACAGATACATTCCGCAATTCTATAATGGATATAGTATTGTAAGGCTATATAATGATTCCCCAAAGACTAAAGCCGGATTTGAAGGCATTATCGACACTACTGGAAAATTGAGGTTTGTGGTACCTCCTACTCATACCCTTTCTGCGTCTCCTTCATTCTCAGAGAACCTTACCTCTATTTTCATTGAGACAGAAAAAACGGGCCATTATGCAGCAGGAGGAATAGTTAATGCCGATGGAAAAATTTTATTCATGGATCCAAAGTTTGAACTCATTCTCCCCTTTTGTAACAACCGCAGTTTTGCTCGAATAAACGAACAATGGTTTATGATTGACAGCACGGGCAAAAAAATCACACAAACACCCTTTCGTCGAATACTAACAGATGGCTTTACGGAGAATTTTGCATTGGTCGAAACAGGACAAGGAATAACAGCTATAGATACCAATGGCACCATTCTATTAACTCCCAAAGTTGTAAAATATGACCAAGCCTATTACAAAGACAGTGTATTATATCTGGAAAAATGGCATCCCGATTTTCGTATCGGTTATTGGGATTTGAAAACTAATACAGTAGTACCAGCTTCTTTTAAATGGGTCGATTATACGAAAGGCTTTGCACAAGGATTGTTGAGAACAGGAACGGAAGGAAGAGAAAACTATGTAAACCAAACAGGAAAGGTAGTCTGGCAGGAGAAGGAGAACAGATCAAATAAATCATCTAGCCAACACTTCAATATCGATTATATGAAGTCAGGTTACTTTTATATAACAAAGAATCCTCAACCTGATGAAAGGAGTGAATATGAAGAAATCGCATCCAGCTATACACATCCTGGAGATTACTTTTTCACTACCAATACTTTTACAATGAAAGTGATGCCAGAAGCTAAAGCTGCTTTTGCAAAAAAATATGAGGGTATTACATTATATATAGCCAATACCCAGTCAGATCCTGTCTTTTTTGAACTACAGGATGGTCGTTTATCTATTAATCTGCAAGCCTTGGACGAAAAAGGGCAGTGGCGAGACATTGAGTATTTACCGAAGAGTAGATGTGGATATAGCTATCATACTATACCTCTAAAAGGACACAACTATTGGGAGTTTGCCATTCCTCAATATGAAGGAGAATTTAAAACTTTGTTACGGGCAAGACTCGAATATAAACACACAGAAGGGCAAAAAAATTTAGAGGTGATGTATAGCAATACTTTTGAAGCAAGTATTAATCCTGCACAATTTTGGCGCAAACAAGGGCATATTCCAATTGGCTTAGTTGGTTTGAATGAAGAATAA
- a CDS encoding helix-turn-helix transcriptional regulator — protein sequence MKNNLKVERAIKNFTQEDLAKQVGVSRQTINAIELNKYIPSTTLALKIARTFEKKIEDIFFLEETD from the coding sequence ATGAAAAATAACCTAAAAGTAGAAAGAGCTATTAAAAACTTCACGCAAGAAGATTTAGCGAAGCAGGTAGGAGTAAGCCGTCAAACGATAAATGCGATAGAACTCAATAAATATATTCCTTCTACTACGCTGGCTCTAAAAATTGCCAGAACCTTTGAGAAGAAAATTGAAGATATTTTCTTTCTGGAAGAAACAGATTAA
- a CDS encoding protein-tyrosine phosphatase family protein, which translates to MFTRIYWIETIHTGSIGIMPRPRGNEDLESEILYLAEQDVKMLVCLLMPSEIRELGLQKEKELCEKHQISFLHFPIPDRSLPDSLRQVHQLIDQVEQTCLEGKKVVFHCRGGIGRVTLMAGAILRKTGLASEDIVKKISQIRGLQVPDTEEQAEWLRRFK; encoded by the coding sequence ATGTTTACACGAATATACTGGATAGAAACTATTCATACAGGAAGCATTGGCATTATGCCCCGACCAAGAGGAAATGAAGATCTGGAAAGTGAAATTCTATATCTTGCCGAACAAGATGTGAAGATGTTGGTCTGCTTGCTTATGCCTTCAGAAATCAGAGAATTAGGCTTGCAAAAGGAAAAGGAATTGTGTGAAAAGCATCAAATCTCCTTTCTGCATTTTCCTATTCCGGATCGTTCTCTCCCAGATAGTTTGCGGCAAGTACATCAACTGATTGACCAGGTAGAACAAACATGTCTTGAAGGCAAGAAAGTAGTTTTTCACTGTCGGGGTGGCATTGGTAGAGTGACACTTATGGCAGGAGCTATTCTGCGAAAAACAGGACTTGCATCAGAAGACATAGTAAAGAAAATTAGTCAAATCAGAGGACTTCAAGTACCTGACACTGAAGAACAGGCAGAATGGCTGAGAAGGTTTAAGTAG
- a CDS encoding glyoxalase/bleomycin resistance/extradiol dioxygenase family protein, with product MEFRTIVIRSSNISAAAEFYSKLGLIFEYHQHGNGAFHYACTLKNITFEIYPLLKNQTTADTSTRLGIAIDNFDVVLTAFSPEQILKAPHLTEWGELAIVQDPDGRKIEIYRT from the coding sequence ATGGAATTTCGTACCATTGTAATCAGAAGTAGCAACATTTCAGCTGCTGCAGAATTTTACAGCAAACTAGGGCTTATTTTTGAGTATCATCAACATGGCAATGGAGCTTTTCATTATGCCTGTACACTCAAAAATATTACCTTTGAAATCTATCCTCTACTAAAAAATCAAACTACAGCAGATACCTCCACACGACTTGGCATTGCTATAGATAACTTTGATGTAGTACTTACAGCATTCTCTCCCGAACAAATCCTAAAAGCACCTCATCTAACCGAATGGGGTGAACTAGCCATTGTACAAGACCCGGATGGCAGAAAGATAGAAATTTACAGAACCTAA
- a CDS encoding carcinine hydrolase/isopenicillin-N N-acyltransferase family protein has translation MKKGILCCLLIYCMFISQMSLACTILSCAMHGEAYAAANEDDYTPFIRIWFNPASKERYGSVCFGAPDLQIATAMNEYGLFYDYTAQYSIDAAKYQLKNPYNGDLFFEIISKCKTVDEALAFLEKHDYTATSQVLLADATGASVVIHVGAKVKKTGIYQINTNFDILNVPTHNYSCGRYDIAERMLSSAKSLSVPFLRDILNETHQEGALSTQYSNVYDLKRGKIYVYLFHNYSHVYEIDLKKELAKGYRLEMLADHFPVSFAYQSYVQSHPLYRKETIMSEIRKKGVSTTVTKYISELNNSNTTKVDSALVLSLLEVGIQLIKDANNQHTNGQMWEYWFSLPNGYYVKQYDDERIHSASQLLVALLNKAWNDVKYKNFILEMLAYCDMVESKPSVAIERYQKLIVDPSQTFPVTYNRSREMLSRIKR, from the coding sequence ATGAAAAAAGGTATACTTTGTTGTCTGCTCATTTACTGCATGTTCATTAGTCAAATGTCTTTGGCTTGTACTATACTTTCCTGTGCAATGCATGGTGAAGCATATGCGGCTGCCAATGAAGACGATTACACGCCATTTATACGAATCTGGTTTAATCCTGCATCAAAGGAAAGGTATGGATCTGTTTGTTTTGGTGCACCAGACCTACAGATAGCCACAGCTATGAATGAGTATGGATTATTTTATGACTATACAGCTCAGTATAGTATAGATGCTGCTAAATATCAGTTAAAGAATCCTTACAATGGAGACCTCTTTTTTGAAATCATTAGCAAATGCAAAACAGTAGATGAAGCATTGGCATTCCTGGAGAAGCACGACTATACGGCAACCTCTCAGGTATTACTTGCAGATGCAACGGGAGCTTCGGTAGTGATACATGTAGGTGCAAAAGTCAAAAAGACAGGAATTTATCAGATTAATACCAACTTTGATATTTTAAATGTGCCTACCCATAACTACTCTTGTGGAAGATACGATATTGCTGAACGAATGCTCTCCTCTGCTAAATCTCTATCTGTGCCCTTTCTTAGGGACATTCTGAACGAAACCCATCAGGAAGGAGCTTTGTCGACCCAATATTCAAATGTGTATGATTTAAAGCGCGGGAAGATTTATGTCTATCTGTTCCATAATTATAGTCATGTGTATGAAATAGATCTGAAAAAAGAATTAGCAAAAGGATATCGTCTGGAAATGCTTGCTGATCATTTTCCTGTTTCGTTTGCTTATCAATCCTATGTTCAAAGCCATCCTTTATACAGGAAAGAAACTATCATGTCTGAGATCAGAAAGAAGGGCGTTTCCACTACTGTTACGAAGTATATTTCTGAATTAAATAATAGCAATACAACTAAGGTTGATAGTGCTTTGGTATTGTCTCTGCTTGAAGTAGGAATACAATTAATCAAAGATGCCAATAATCAACATACAAATGGCCAGATGTGGGAGTATTGGTTTAGTCTTCCAAATGGATACTATGTGAAACAATATGATGATGAGCGGATACATTCTGCCTCACAGCTACTCGTTGCATTACTAAATAAGGCATGGAATGATGTCAAATACAAAAACTTCATTCTGGAAATGCTTGCTTACTGTGATATGGTGGAAAGTAAGCCTTCTGTAGCTATAGAGCGGTACCAAAAACTAATAGTAGACCCTTCCCAGACATTCCCCGTAACCTATAACAGAAGCAGGGAAATGCTTAGCAGAATAAAAAGATAA
- a CDS encoding LytTR family DNA-binding domain-containing protein: MKVLIIEDEPLAQQELKRLLQRCQPQTEVLDCLDSVEDSVAWLQQGIQPDLIFMDIRLSDGSSFEIFDQVAVSAPVIFTTAYNEYALQAFKVNSIEYLLKPIEEKALQAALEKLSSLKKHFAAANTQVSIQQLKQLLKIEKPEYKDRFVITVGDRIRHIASDQIAYFFADDNTVFLVTLDRKKYVINFTLDELEALIDPKEFYRVSRKYMAHIQAIVEVNRYFNSRLKVTLTACDDDEILVSRARVPGFLEWMGE; this comes from the coding sequence ATGAAAGTATTAATTATTGAAGATGAGCCGCTGGCTCAACAGGAACTGAAACGATTGTTACAACGATGTCAGCCTCAGACAGAGGTGCTTGACTGCCTTGATTCTGTAGAAGATAGTGTAGCATGGCTTCAGCAGGGCATACAACCTGACCTGATATTTATGGATATTCGTCTTTCTGATGGATCTAGCTTTGAAATATTTGACCAGGTAGCGGTATCAGCACCTGTTATTTTTACAACAGCTTATAATGAATATGCTCTACAAGCTTTTAAAGTAAACAGTATTGAATATCTGTTAAAACCCATCGAAGAAAAAGCATTACAAGCTGCATTGGAAAAGCTAAGTAGCTTAAAGAAACATTTTGCAGCAGCCAATACCCAGGTATCGATTCAACAACTGAAACAATTATTAAAAATTGAGAAGCCTGAATACAAAGACCGCTTTGTTATTACGGTTGGAGACAGAATACGGCACATTGCCAGCGATCAGATAGCCTATTTCTTTGCTGACGACAACACTGTATTTCTGGTTACGCTGGATCGAAAGAAATATGTAATTAACTTTACATTGGATGAACTGGAAGCACTGATTGATCCCAAGGAGTTTTATCGTGTCAGCAGAAAATATATGGCACACATTCAGGCTATTGTGGAGGTAAACCGGTATTTCAATAGCCGACTTAAAGTGACACTTACGGCCTGTGATGACGATGAGATCCTGGTGAGCCGGGCGCGTGTTCCCGGGTTTTTGGAATGGATGGGCGAATGA
- a CDS encoding nucleoside deaminase: MSIPNPDFMREAIQLSLNTMRNGNGGPFGAVIVKDEQIIARGYNRVLETNDPTAHAEVVAIREATQSLGTFDLEGCEIYTSCEPCPMCLGAIYWSHISKMYYANTKADAAAIGFDDHFIYDELDRDPAHRRLQSLPLLREEAIRAFEEWATKTDKQRY; this comes from the coding sequence ATGAGTATACCCAATCCTGATTTTATGCGTGAGGCAATACAGCTCTCGTTAAATACAATGCGTAATGGCAACGGTGGCCCTTTCGGAGCCGTGATTGTCAAAGATGAACAGATTATAGCCAGAGGTTACAACCGTGTGCTGGAGACCAACGATCCTACTGCTCATGCCGAAGTAGTAGCGATTCGGGAAGCCACACAAAGTCTAGGAACATTTGATCTGGAAGGATGTGAGATCTATACAAGCTGTGAGCCCTGTCCCATGTGTCTAGGCGCTATCTACTGGTCACATATCAGTAAAATGTATTATGCCAATACAAAAGCCGATGCGGCAGCTATCGGCTTTGATGATCACTTTATCTATGACGAACTGGATAGAGATCCTGCCCATCGCCGGCTACAAAGCCTTCCACTATTACGGGAAGAGGCTATTCGTGCTTTTGAAGAATGGGCTACCAAAACAGATAAGCAACGCTATTAA
- a CDS encoding RagB/SusD family nutrient uptake outer membrane protein, which produces MKIRLSVYTKLVAFILIWAVSACSLDIENVNGPTDQQVVNSRDGLITLSVGMRQVYSTLALESIILTPGTTARELRGITTFTNIIEIDQGGSALPNFNGNVLSLWQRPLRVMAMAEDIIMNAPSVLSSDPTMLSGVTAHAQLMKAMCLGSLAQSFTYGISQTSITGSAPFQTRDELLDQAISLLKEAAETIAMTPPSTEFTTRVTGTEFDLPNTIQAYLARYSLMAGNYADAIAAANSVSQTVASRFIYTNLAPNPLYNQVQIAKNYAARDNFGLPTAFTESGDQRVSFYFTTDKTSFQDDAIVGLKGFATAIDQPIPAYIPDEMKLIIAEAIVRSSGNLNEAVEQINAVRTQTSGDPFGIHAGLAAYAGPVTTDDLLTEIYKQRSSELYLSGLRLEDSRRFDRPAPPDDVVPVPITFERSRNYYPFPLQERQNNLNTPDDPTL; this is translated from the coding sequence ATGAAAATCCGATTATCTGTATATACAAAATTAGTAGCCTTTATTCTTATATGGGCAGTCTCTGCATGTTCGCTGGATATCGAAAACGTAAATGGTCCTACAGATCAGCAGGTAGTAAACTCAAGGGATGGATTAATCACATTGAGTGTAGGGATGCGCCAGGTCTATTCTACACTGGCACTGGAGTCTATCATTTTGACACCCGGAACCACCGCCAGGGAGTTACGGGGTATCACTACCTTTACCAATATCATTGAGATAGATCAGGGGGGGAGTGCATTGCCAAACTTCAATGGCAATGTGTTGTCACTTTGGCAACGGCCTTTGCGTGTAATGGCTATGGCAGAAGATATTATTATGAATGCACCTTCTGTATTGTCTTCTGATCCAACTATGCTGAGTGGAGTAACCGCACATGCTCAACTGATGAAGGCTATGTGTCTGGGAAGTCTTGCACAGTCCTTTACCTATGGTATTTCACAAACCAGCATCACAGGCAGTGCTCCTTTTCAGACTCGTGATGAATTGCTGGATCAGGCTATATCGTTGTTGAAAGAAGCGGCCGAGACTATTGCTATGACACCTCCTTCTACTGAATTCACTACACGTGTAACAGGTACGGAATTTGATCTGCCCAATACAATTCAGGCATATCTGGCCCGCTATTCACTCATGGCAGGCAATTATGCCGATGCTATTGCAGCTGCTAATTCTGTGTCTCAAACTGTTGCCTCCCGATTTATTTATACCAATCTGGCTCCCAATCCTTTGTATAACCAGGTGCAAATAGCTAAAAATTATGCGGCACGTGATAATTTCGGACTTCCAACTGCATTCACAGAATCTGGTGATCAGCGTGTCAGTTTCTATTTTACAACTGATAAGACTAGTTTTCAGGACGATGCCATTGTAGGGCTGAAAGGATTTGCAACGGCTATAGATCAACCTATTCCGGCTTATATTCCTGATGAGATGAAGCTGATCATTGCTGAAGCTATTGTACGTAGCAGTGGAAATCTCAATGAGGCTGTAGAACAGATCAATGCCGTAAGAACGCAAACCTCTGGTGATCCTTTTGGTATTCACGCAGGATTGGCCGCTTATGCAGGTCCGGTGACAACGGATGACCTGCTTACAGAAATATACAAACAACGGAGTTCGGAACTGTACCTGAGTGGTCTGCGTCTGGAAGACAGTCGTCGGTTTGATCGTCCTGCTCCTCCGGATGATGTAGTACCTGTTCCTATCACATTTGAAAGATCCCGCAATTATTACCCGTTCCCATTACAAGAACGGCAAAATAACCTGAACACTCCTGATGATCCAACACTATAA